One uncultured Carboxylicivirga sp. genomic window, AGGAATGACCGCTCTGGGATTATGGCTTGCCGGCCTTGTATTGTTATTCTTTACAGCTTTAAGAGTGGTAAAAGGATTTGAAGATGAAGGCACCATGTCCGAAACTCATCAATTGATGGATACTTCTGCTGAAACAATTTACCTGAAAGTTGGTAACGACAGTAAACCATTTGGTAATAAAGAATATCTGCTTGAAATCAATAATCTTGAATTATCTTCATTGGATGGCAAGCTGATTATTGAAGGCGATCCAAGAATTAATCTTACCAAAGGTGATAAGTTTGAAATTACCATAACCAAAAAAGCCAGAGGTATTAATGAAGAAGAAGCTGAATTCAATGCTAATTCAACAGAATACTATTGGGCACAGAATGATTCAATCATTTATTTAGATCGTACTTATATGCTTGGAGACGAGGCTCTGGCACGCAAGCAGGAAGTAGTTGTGAATATTGAAATACCTCACAACAAAAAACTGGAAGTCAGTCCTTACCTCGACAGACTAATAAATTACAACGACGATTCAGATAATTATTAACACCTGCACTTAAAACAAAAAAGATGAAAACAATATCATTAATAATAGTTGTCTTACTAACAATAAACTTATCAATTAATGCACAGAGCCGTCCATCTGACCGCTTATTTGAAAAAATGGCTTTGCAAAAAGGCATCACCATGCTTTCCTTTTCGAAGGAGATGCTTGACGCTGTTAACATGAACTTTGATAATGATAAAGGAGATAAAGAGAATAAGGTAAGAGGCGACTTACACGAAGTAAAAGTAGTTATCTATAAAGCACCTGAAGCGGGCGAAAGTATAGATTTCAGAGGAGAAACATTACGCTATTTACCACTCAATAAATTTAGAGTAATTGATGCAGAAGAATACGAAATTGATAACAAAAACGGCACAGTTGACATTCGAGTAAATGGATCAGGCAGAAAAATCAAAGAATGTCATATTTTATTTCAAGGTGAAACCAATGGGGTATTACTTTCTTTCTTCGGAGACTTTAAAGTGGAAGATGTCAAAGAAATGGCCGAGAAACTTGAAGACTATAAATAATTCCAAGGAACGGTTCTCTATTTTTAAACTGCAAATACAGAACCGTTCCTATACAAATAAAAAAGTAACATGTCTTTTCTAGGAAATATTATCTGGCTTCTTTTTGGTGGTTTTATGATTGCCATCGAATACTTTATCAGTAGTTTGGTAATGATGTTTACCATTATAGGAATACCGTTTGGATTACAAACTATGA contains:
- a CDS encoding DUF4252 domain-containing protein, giving the protein MKTISLIIVVLLTINLSINAQSRPSDRLFEKMALQKGITMLSFSKEMLDAVNMNFDNDKGDKENKVRGDLHEVKVVIYKAPEAGESIDFRGETLRYLPLNKFRVIDAEEYEIDNKNGTVDIRVNGSGRKIKECHILFQGETNGVLLSFFGDFKVEDVKEMAEKLEDYK